The Lutra lutra chromosome 1, mLutLut1.2, whole genome shotgun sequence genomic sequence AGACAAACGCAAGGAAGGGACAGACGTCACCATGTGGGGGCGGCTCACCTGTACTTAGGGGTGCCTTCTTCCAGTTGGTGGTGGCATTGCCCTTGCCAGTGCTTACAGCTCTCTCGGAATGTCTGCCGGTCCTGCTGACAAGGGCTGTGGCTGAGGCTGCGTTCTGCAGTTTGGGTGACTGGCTGAACGTGTGCAGGACACCACGGGGCGCTGTGGCTGAGCCCCGGGACAGCTGGCTGGAGGCCTACAGTGGAGAAAGGGTGTGATGGCTCATGTGGGGAAGGCGGTGACAGAGGGCAAGACGCTCAGCGCAGCCTCTCCGTGCTCTGGCCGACCTCTTCCCACCCACACAGGGTCCCTAAAGTCCAAAATCAGGAGACCAGGTAAGTTACACCGAGGGGGAGggtaagagggagggagagagagacagacagacgcAGGCAGCGTGACAGTCGGCGACTGACGTGGTCATGGTCTGGGGCGTGAGGGCTGGTTGGTGGCGCGGTGCAGGGGCTCCCGGCACCGCAGTTCTGACCTGTAGCACAGCCCCGTTACTCCAGTCGCGGGCCTCTCCTGAGCGGAACGCCAACTTACGCCGGGGTTTTATGACCTATACAAACGGGGTTGAAATCGAGGTCAGCACCATCCAGACAGCCTAGGGTGACCTAGAGTGACCAAGGGCAGCAGCTGTGGCCCCACGAGACCCAGTCCCCACGGGACAGGCCATTTCCTGAGGGCAGCACAGCCACCCACTATATAAGGATCTTGAGAAGATGTGTTTATTAGTGAATTACAAATGACTTCTGAGGACACAAAAAATTGCCAACGGGGTGCTTTGGGTCTACAGGGGGTGGGAaagcaaagcattaaaaaaagcaGCCAAAACTTGACTTCAAACTTGCTTCTCTCCTTAATTTAGCTAGAACATTTCTTCCAAATGCCCCTTTTGCATCTCAATGTGGCTTTCAGAAAAGTCCTTTTAGACAAGAAGTACTTGTCAGCCGGAACACTGCACGTGAAAGCTACAAAATCTAAAGAAACTGCAAATTAGTATTTTCACCACCAAAGGCCACCATTAAATGCAATTTAGACACACAGTTAACAACCAGGCAGATAACTGCCCAGTGTGGGACAGAACGTCAGAACATCTTGCTTGCTAGAAACAACTCCCGGCTAAGGGAAGGGAATAAGGCCCCTCTCCTAGAAGGTGAGGCCgcccaacccccactcccaggCCGCAGGGCCACAGCTTTGGCTCCCCAAGGACTCTCACCTGCTTTAGTGCGGGGTGTGGGGCGGCGGCAGGCTCAGCCTTGGCCTGTGTGGGGGCGGCACCCTGTTGCAGGAGGCGCTGCTCGATCTCCTGCTCCTGCTGCAGAGCCTTCACAAAAGCAGCCTTCAGCCGGCTCGTGTGCTCTACCTTGAGTGCCTTCTTCTGGTTGGATGCCATGCAGTTCTCACACATGATGGTGCCACCCTTCTCCTCCCGCCAACGGCATGTGAAGTCCGTCTTGCACTGCGCACACATGTAGGGCTCCCGGGACAAAACAGCAGCAGCTGACATCCTGCCCGCTGCAGGGAGATAGGTGGACTCATGTCATAGGAACAGGATGCCAGAGTCAGAGCCCTTACCATCCAGGACAGGATGAGGACATGTGACAGATCTGGAGCAGTGCCCTGgactgtgtggctcagctggcaTCAGTAAGCCAAATCCCAAGACACTGTCTGTTTGGCACGCATGTACTGGTGCCAACTATGTGTGCACACCAGGCCAGCCTTGTGCCTTGGGGAAGGTTTGCTGATAGAAAGGAAGTTAAGCAGCTTTGGAAAATGCCATGAACTAGGTACACTGGGTACCAACTCTCAAGAATCTCAGTgctctctaggggtgcctgggtgtctcagtaggataagcatctgccttcagctcaggtcatgatcccagggtcctgggagccctgAGTTGgcctcccttctcagcggggagcctgcttctcctccttctgcaaCCCActttgtgctctctcaaataaataaaatcttacaaagaacAAAAGCGATCTCAGATTAGCTCCTCCCAATTGCCTTTCCTACTCTCCCCCACCTTCTCACAGTGAAGAGGAGGTGACCCTCCAGGTCCCACCTTGCTGTGATAGGCATTCTTGCCAGAGGGCCAGTCAACTAAGGACTAATTATCCAGCAGGTACTCCTGCTGACAAATGTCATACCCATTGTCTTGTGCATGCAAACCTCCTAAAAGGGCAACCCACGCTGTTATTTtgagaaggaaaccaaggctaAGGAGAAAAAGTGTCTTGCAGAGTCACACACCAGTCAGTGGCAGGGCCAGGACTCACACGTGCTGCCCAGCTGAGGGCACTCTGGGTCCTTGGACCCTTTATCTGAGAAACGGGAGCATTGCATCCCCTTGGTTGGCCATAGGAAGGGTGACTGGGGAAGCCAAGTAAAGTGCATGCTCAGGTATGGGATCAATATTCTTTTTGTCACTGAAAGTGAAGTAAaatggggaagcctgggtggctcagtcagttaagcctccaactcttgattttggctcaggtcataatcttcgGGTTGTCAGACTGAGCCTGCACCGGGCTCTACCCTCAGGACAGACGGAgtatgcttgtccctctccctctgctccacctccCACTCACTCATTCTCacccattttctaaaataaataaacgaaatcttaaaaaaaaagaaaaggaaaggaaaaagaaagaaagaaaaagtgaagtaaGGGGTTCGTTTTGTATTCTTGTAACTATCTTTTGTGTGTCTAGAGTACTCAAGGATTTGACTTCCTCTTACTATCAGAGACAATGCCGCCAAGAGACCCTGGGCCTCTCTCCAGCCCTGGGCCTGCCCAAGCTGCCCCTGAATGCTAAGGGGCTATATAGGATCAGACTGGGGGAGCCCCTCACCCCAAGGGCCCCCAGCTCCAGGCTCTCATCTGCAGCTAACATGCTCCGGTGAAAAGAATACATCACCTTCCAAACATCTAACCCTAGAGGACACAGCACCTCTTTCCAGGGAGCTGTAGCAGGGATGACCAACATGAGAGTGGAGACATTGGTACAAGGCTGTACTTAgtcacccagcctggggctctgggacGCATTAGGGGACACCTCAAAAGGCGCTCAGAGCTTCCTCCCAGTTAGGTCCCATTTTGGGCAATACGAGAAGGATACTGACCCCAATGAGAGAACAGGTAGACACAGGCTGACTGGGAAGAGCAGATGCCCAGGGCACACAGACAGGTGGGCACTGTGTCCTGACTTGggcctcccaccacccacctatCCCGCAGTGGCCTCACGGCAGCTCTTTTGCCAAAATCACTCCATCATAAAGATGACACCAAAGGGATCAGACACATCCAAGGGTGTGAGAGCTCGTTCCCTTCCCTGCTGGGCCTGGCTCCCTGACAAGTGGAGGCCACCATCCCCAATTTTACAGAGGACAATGTTGTCCCTATGTGGCTTCCCACTCTCAGCCTGACTCACAGTCAATCTTACATATGGGCCTGTGGTTAGGGAGGATTTTAAGAGCAATGGCGTGGGTGGGTGGATGAGAGGTAGTAAGGAAGCTACAAGTTAATCTGAGGTGGCCCGCTGGGTATCCTTGGCCCTGGGTCTGGCCCCCAACCAAATACGGAGGGCTCTACCTCTAAGAGGCACTAGCTACAATGTCCAAGGATGTGATATATCCTTTGTGATATACTGActaaagaggaggaagagagcacTCCCTCCAACACCCTGACATCAAGCAGGCACTGCAGGGACCCCAACTACCTGTCACACatacctgcttccttccctctctggagACAAGAAGCAAGCAAGCAGAAGGTGCTTTTCCTTTGCACAGGCCCCATTACTGTTGCTCCCAACTCTGTGCTGGTAAGGGCAGCCCTGAGAGGGATTGGCATGTCCCAAGAGACAATTCAAGGTATGTGGTCTGAAGCCTACCAGGCCCTCCCTTGCCCTGGACAGCTCCATCTCCTCCTCAGGTCTGAGCATCTGCTGAGATCATGCAGGGAGAGCATTCAGGCTGGCTGCCTAAATAAGACCATCACAAACTCAATCTCCAAGCAGAAACGTCTTCAAATCATCTGGTGGAGGCCCCTCAAAGGCCAACCTGGCTTCCCACCTCCATTTccaatgttactttttttttttttaaagattttatttattcatttgacagagatcataagtagacagagaggcaggcagagagagaggaagggaagcaggctccctgctgagcagagagcaacactcggggctcgatcccaggaccctgagatcatgacctgagccgaaggcgaagctttaacccactgagccacccaggcgccgcaccAATGTTACTTTTGATCACGACCCTATATGTGCcctttttttaatcactaaaaCCTCTTAACATGCAAGTGGTGCTTTCCAAACTGTTTCCAAGGAGGGTGATAAAGTGAGTCTGGCCCAGGCATGGGTGTCCCCCTCCTACCTTCAGGGCTGAGAGCATTCAGGGCTCTGAAAAGTTCTAGCTGGAAAGACCTGTCTGGAAGCAAAGCCTGTCAGCCTCCTGTAAATGTTCCTCctcatgcctctctgcctgccccaccaTCATAGAGCAGCTTCTGCCCTCAGACCATGTGTGCAGGACCTTGGGcgtccccagggcccagctctcAGAAGAGGCCCCAACAAGAAAGGTGACTGTGATATGTTTAAGAAGTTATCCGAGGTGATAGATGGTGACCACATTTATTGTGGTGAATACCAAGTAATGTATAAAATGGTTAAATCACTGTatcatacacctaaaactaatttaacactgtatggcaactatacttcaatagaaagcatttttaaaaatgtaaaaactaatggggcactggggtggctcagttggttaagtttaaGTGtatgacttttgatttcagctaaggtcatgatctcaggatcctgagattgagccctgtgctgggctatGTGCTGAGTGCGGAGTCTGCTGAAGATCTGCCCTCACctgcacccctcccaccccccgggTTGCTGCAACTCCTAGCACATGCGcacagtaaataaacaaataaatataaaaactgaaacaagCAAAAAGTAAAGGCTCATAGAAACCAGGACTGATACAAAAGGTTATGCATAAGATGCCCCACCCCAAGACAGCTCTCAGCACACAGCAGACATTCCAACATGTGCTATGCATTGAAAATAACCTATTGTAAGAAAAACTTCAGTGGCAAGAGATGAAAATAGCTCCAAGGCCCACTCACCTTGGGTCTCTAGCAGGTTCTGCACCACTTCCTCCAGGCCGACCAGGTAGATGAATTCGTTGTTGGCAGCGCTGGGCAGGAAGTTCATCTCTGGGGcagggggcttgggaggggggaTTTCTAGCAGCGTCTTCTCCAGCTGTTTGCGCAGCGCAAGCTTGGCAGCTGCCTGACGACTGGCTGGAGAATCAGCAGAGGTGACCACAGAGGCCACGCTGGTGGGGGTGGAGTTGGCCTGAGCAGAGGTGGCTGTCGTCCCTTTCAGCGACGCTGGGGAAGGCTTTTAGGAGATAACAACTTGGTCAGGGTTCTGGGGGTGCCTAATCCCAGAGACCAGGATGGCACTGTTAGCTGCATTGACTAATGAATCTTTAAGGTAGTAACTCTGAGCTGCTCGACATCAGCAAGCCAACAGGCAAAGCAGCATTAAACTCCTCACCGTATGAGATGACCAATCTTATAAAACATACTTGTTGAGGTTTAGCTGATATCCAATAAACCACACACATTTACAATCTGTATTCTGCTGTGTTTTGCTACACGAGGACATCTATGAAGCCAAAACCATGACCAGGGCAGTGGGCACCCCCGCTCAGGCAACACGGCCACTGTCCCATCACTATGGCCTAGCAGACTTCCTCCCAGCAGAGGTCGGATGGCCACCATCTTCAGAGGGGTGTGAGAGAAGATCACTACAGCACTGGTGGCATTTGCTTCATGAGCACCTTTGTATGTGGTTGTCTGAGACTCTAATGTTTCACTCACCTCATGTGTCCTCATTGGGGTTATGGTGGAGAACAGCTTTTGGACCAACCTCTGTCCCGCCCCTTACCCCACTCCTGATCTTTGGTGCTCCTGTACTACTTTCTTGTCTTCATCTAGACCCCAGTGGCCAATGCTCCATTGTCTCCTTCCTTTAGTTCACCCAGCCCTCAACCCTGTCAAGTGCTTTCCCCAAAACCCAGAGCTGATCACACTAGTGCCCTTAATTTTGTGGGGCTGAGAACCCTTCTGAAAATCTAAGGAAAGCAGCATACACCACCCCCATGAAAATACACACACCTGACAACTTGCACACAACACATCATAGGACTCAGGGAGCCCAGAATGGTTTCCCAGGGCCCCCTCCCTCACAGAGGGTCTCAAGAGCTGAACAAGTTTCCCAACACAGAGGACACCAGCCATCAAAGCAGCTCAGCCTGGTCTGACTTTAGAGGAGACGGGGATGCTGCTCAGAATCCTGCTGGTCAGGCTCTTATCTGAGGGAGGCAGACAAAGATGCACCAtgccagaggaggaagagaagctaATACAGCCATCAGCAAAAGCCCCTGCAGACCCAATAATTTTCTCTGTCAATAAAGCTCTTGCTTCTAGCCTGCCCACCCACCCTGGTCCCATCTTCCTGGCACTACTTTGTGGGAACAGACCCACCCCATCTCAGAGGCTCTGTACAGAGGTGAAAGGACTCGTGGCTAAGAATAGATGTGCTGGTGCTGTGAGGACATTTACAGACATGCTCCCCTCATGTGCTCATGCAGACAGGGAGGAGGGCGAGGAAGGCTCTGGTGCCGCTCCACccctctcaccccccgccccccggtcCCAGCCATCTCTAGGCCGATCGGATGCTTTACCTGGCCTCATCCATCCCCCAAAACATCTTGGGTCCACCACCTGAAGCCTCCCCCATACCCTGTAGCTTAGGTCTGAACCTTTCCCCCTCTCAGTACCTATCCACCTCAGCTAGACCATAGTTCTTAACACAGGAGGAGCTCCAGTCCGAACCCCCCTGGGGCACCCAAGGCCTTGCCTGACTCTGAGGGAGCAGGCAGCTCACACCATACCACTCTGGAGACCTGACTATGCCGCAGGACCAGGGGCCCTTGATGTGTGTGCGCGCGGGGGGTGGGGTTAGGTTAGCTCAGCACAGTCCTCACCTGTGGGATGTTGACAAGCAGACTGGTATTGGGGACATTGGCGACACGGATGAGGCCCTGCTGGATGATCCTCTGTCCCTGAATTTGCACACTGGGCACAGATGCCCGGGGGGCCAAGAGGAGCGGTGGCGGCCCCGTGCTGGAATGTTGTCTGATGTTGTGGATTTGCTGTGGGGTGGGACAGAGGATAAGATGATGAAagggatgggatgcctgggtggctcagttggttaagcgtccaactcctgattttggctcaggtaatgatctcagggttgtgagactgagcctcacATCGAGTTTTACagtgggcatggaggctgcttaggatttgctctctccctctccatctgccccctaCCCTCCATGcactctcaaaaaaacaaaaaaaaaaaaaaaacgaaaaaatcACACCTTTTTAAcactgaataacattccactgtatggatagttcctcattctcccctccccttaaaaaatagtaataataaataaaattaaataaacaaaaagatggTGAGAAGAtcaatgaagggaaggaagggtgggaCCCCATAATCCCCAAGCTGATGACCAGGAAGGACTATTCTCATGAGGTGACTGGCTGGAGTAGCCTGAACACATTTTTACACCACACAAGTATACCCTGCTCACCTGAGCCCCCCTGACAAGTGGGGGCATGACGACCTGTGAGCTCGCCTGTGGCCCCAGCTTCGAGGACACCTGCTGCCCACCGCGGACCAGGGGTGGTGGGATGACACTGCCAGGCATTCTTGTTGAAGAGGTCTGTCAATAGCACCAAACCCCagattttatacctttttttttttttaaacaaacaggTCTGCAGTTTTATAAAAGTACATACTTgtttaaaagggggggggatggACACTAAAATGCCCATTTATtctaaacacaaaagaagaaggAACGTGGATTACGACAACAGCCATGCAGATTGGCTTCACTCAGGAGTGAACTGCACCAACAAGATAGCACATTTTCACCCCTACAACAGCAGAAGTCCAGCTAACCTGGGCTGGGTGTCACTTTCTTGCTGGTCTGAACTGGGGGTACAGGACTGTTTGAGGGAAGGCGGGCCCCTGCTCCGACCTCAGTCTTGTGTCTGGGAGTGGGAGCTCTGCCCATCTCACCCTCTGGGCAGGAGGCCCTGCTAGGTCCCACGAACTTGGAACTGATGAAACAAAAGGAACCTGGTCTGCCTAAATCTTGGTTCTCTCTCTAATTTTACTAGGAGCAGTCATAGGAGGAGCCCTCTCAGCAGTGGCATGATTTGTTCGTGATGTCAAAAGTGGCCTAAGTTTGGGCCTCACTCCAAAGGAATCAGAAGGAATGGGCAGCCTTTCACAGGAACTGGATCAGGACTGCTCAGGAGACTAAGCAGAGGGAACACTGACCTGAAGGGATGGCTTGCCAGAAGGAATGTTCTGGGTGCCCCGAacaagcgggggaggggtggtcaCGGCACTCCCAGCAGAGCCTGTGGGCTGTAAGAGAGCAGACATGCGAGAGATAAGGGGGTCGTCAGCCCCACTCCCCTCACATACAatccagagggagaaagactggttttcttcctcttccaaagCCATCAAGCTCTAAGGTTCTATGCTTCCAGTGTAGTCTGTAGCGTAGTCTCCAGCTAAAGTCTGTAGCAGGAATTGACACACctgaaatgggcagaggaggggcacctgggtggcttagttggttaagcgactaccttcagctcgggtcatgatcctggagtccctggagtcccgcttcaggctccctgatctgcaggggagtcagcttctcccgctgacctctctcctctcatgctctctctcaaataaataaataaataatcttgaaatgggcagaggagagatTTTCCAGCACCCCTCCCTCCTGGGAATGCTTGACATCACACTGTGGTTTAAGAGCAGGTTTTGCCTTCTGGGGGATGTGAAGGACTGGTGGTGACGGCTAAGGCAAATGATGCCAGACTTGAATAGATTAATCCCAACCGTGGTGAGAAAGCACCAAGTCCAAGCACTTCTTAAAGTAACAAATGCCACTAAGTAAGGGACAGGGACAGTGTGTCTTGGGCAGTATGAGCTGACAAGAGTATATAGAACGCAAGTCCCCTTAAGGAAACAGGACAGGAGGATACTCACTTAAGGCTCTGCTTGGGCTCCCACTTGAACACAGTAAGTGGATAGAGGCCAGTGGACAGAGCCTGCcaattatttgtttcctttccaaTTGTTTAAGACTCAGTGGAGTGAACCAAGTCTGTCCCTGTCCTTTATCTAGTAGAATATGTTACTTTAAGAAGTACCTGGTTTACTGAGATAGTGGTTAAAGTAAAAGGAAGGGTagctttaaaaaaacccaacagccaaaaatgtaaaaacagaatcaaacaaaaacaaaacaaaaccaaataaataaataaaccaacaaaacaaacctaACCTTGGCCTACATGGTAATCTGCATTTAGAAGCAGCAAAAGGAGCCTCAGACACCAGGGGAGATGGCAGGAGGAGCCCCAGGACAGAGACTCTGGGGCCTGGGAAGCACTGTGGCATGCCCCTGCAGCATGAGGGAATCTGTCCACAAAACCGTGGTAGCTCCTGATGGCCAGCATGGCCCACCCACAAGGTAGGAGGCCTCTCTGAAAATGCGTTTGGGAAAGAGCTCTTAACCCAGAACTTCCAGCAGCTTCTAAGAcatctgttctctgttttcttaaCACTTCCCATCTATGAGGAGTTTTACATACTCCTATCGAGAATATTCTAAACCAAAATGCACTGTAGTATCCTTACTCTACCTTCCTTTCCACAAAATGTATAAttcaaatttccattttagaCCTTGACCCTTATGCCCCGAGGAAACTTGTTTGCCTGTGATCAGCTGCTCCTGGTCCCTGGCACTAAGGTGGGCCAAGGTAATGAGTCTGGGTTTTCATCCCATTTTAACTGGCTCCTGCTGACTCCTGAGAAGAgaacggacacacacacacaccttctggGTGGTAGTTTCCTTTTGTATTTGACTCTGCCGCAACTTTTTTAATAAAACGAGTTTTGCTTCTTCTAATCTTAACTCTTCTTTCAGTTGCTTAATCATTCTTTCTCGTTCTTCAGGACTGCTTTTCTGCAAGGACAAGAGAACAAGGGTTGAAGGGGAGAGCCACAGCCCGTAGCACAGGTCccaccatcaccaacaccatTTGGGGATAATGTCAGGCAGGGTCACCCCCCAACACGGGGACAAGGCTCACCATGAGGGCCTCAGTGCTGGTCTCCTTCAAGGCCTCCTTTGTCAGCCCATTCACCCTTGGGCTTGCGGGCTGCTCATTGTCAGAGAGCACAATCACATCAGGAGAGGGGGCTCTCCTTTCAGACTTCATGTCACTGTGGAGCAGGGAAAGCAGACTGTTACCAGAGTGCCTGGATGCTCCGCCAGCACTGttccccagagcccaggaccTATATACCACAGATGCCCAGACTCAGACACAGTCACAGCAGGGAGGTGGAGAGCATGGCTGACCCACTCACTCTCCCCAGACTCTCTCCTTGGGCGTCCTCCCTACCACACACCCATACTGACTTCTCTCACTATATTCACCACAAAGCACCCAAACTGAGAGCTAGGTTCCTAGCCAAGACTAATTCTTGTTGCCCACCTCTGTGTACCCAGGGCTGAGGACACCTGTGTTCAAGGGTGACGTGGTCATTTCGGAAAACACTGCAGCTCCCTTCTCTACCATGTGGTGTAGTTTGATAAAAATGCTCAgcctgaagggcacctgggtggctcagtcggttaagtgccaactcttgatcttagctcaggtcatgatctcagggtgatgagattaagccctgtgtagggctctgtgctcagcacagagtctgctggagagtctctccctctgcccctctccctgcttgtgcgggcgcacacatgcacatgctctctttcaaaaataaatttaaaaaatcttaaaacaacaacaaacccaggatcctggagCTGAGGTAGGGTCTTTCTTGGTCTGTCGTCAGGGCTCCTGTGTGTTAATGTGACAGTGTGATGCTGAGCTTCTACTGTGTCTCTAACCGCATTCACAAGGTCCCAGAGACCATGCTGTGCGCCCCCAACCAAGCAGCTGTTTGCTGAGGGCCCAAGGTAAACTTTCCCTTAAGATCTGGCCTCCACTTGTGCTGAAGGATTAGGATCCTTTTCATCAGTAGGAAAACCAGCAGAGGACCAAACAAACCCACTAGGTGGCACTGTGGCCCAGTGAACAAACTCAATAAAGTTAACTGGGAGAAATAGCGCTAGTTGTCCCACTCCTCCCTCCTAGACCCCAGGAAAGCAGGGACAGAGTTGTAGATGGAGAACTAGTTTTAACAGCCCACTGAACTGCCTTTTTCATTCCTGGAATGAGGTATATCTTTACGAAAGGATGGGCAAAGAGGACCAAATACAGGGGCATGTTTACCCCTGGACCCTTCTCCCCAACCAGGGCTCTTCCATCCCTTCTAAAAGAGCCACACGGTGGCTAAACCTCAATCCTTCTAACCTTGATTTGATTTAACCAGTACAGTTGTTGGCCGAAATCTCAAAAGACATCAGAGGAGTGGGAAAAAAGGTGCCATTTCAAAGTATACAGTCACCTCACTGGGGTGATTAAACTAGAGTCTCAAGTCCAGAAACCGGTTGGCTGTTTATCAAGTAACCCAGGACATCATATTCAGGCCTCACCATACCAAAGACGAATGCAATCTGGGAACCACCACTCACTCTGTTTGTCTCCCTGCTGACTGCCCACTCTGCCCAAGGTCAACTTTCAAGGGGACCTCAGGGCTCTAATTCCATCCAGGTTCTCTAGATGCAGACAAAGATATTGAGGGGCAGTGCAAAGCCCAAGTATAGGAGCTGTAGCCACTGGTCCCAGCCCAGGTGGACTCCCAGGTGACTGCATGCAGACAGAGCAGCAACCCAGGCAGAACCAGGTCTAGAAATGCAGACTGCAAGCATTTCTTTAACAAGAGTGCGCTGAGACAATGGTAATCACTTTTTGTCATTTTACTGAGGGCATGTACTTTTTCTGAAGGTTGAGAAGTCTAACAAAACTCAAATTGTCTGAGGGAAAAGGGCAGGCTGAGGGACCAAGAACATCTGGAGGCTGAAGCTTCCTGAGATGGCCACTCCAACCACAGCACTCCCAGGTCTCATCTTGGCCTGAGAGTAATCAATAACTCATCCAAGCAATGAcgtcaccccacccccatcaatGATCACTCAGCATCCCAGCAGCCAGCAGGGAGTGAACTTCCTGTATGCTAATCATCCACCAAAAAGTCATGTGACAAAGGCATTTCCCTCCTTGGTCATGTGACCCTTTAACTGTGCCTTCCAACATGAAAACCATGGCAACAGCCAGTTCTAACCGGTTTGTGACGTGCAGCCTTCATTTTGAGAAGTGAGGTAGGGTTCAGGTGCTGTCAGAAAATGGAGGCACCCTGCTCACCCTGGGGCTGCCCAGCAGCAGACACTTCCTATGTGGCACCAGCCCATGAGGAACTGCTAGTGTATTATAGGGGCCAGGGCCACCTCTTCCTAACACAGAGAGGTCACCAGCCCCTCTAGTTGCCAACATGGAAAACTTTCCTAAGctcaatttttaaagtaaaggtgCTTCAAAAGTCTTCTCAGTTATTTCACAGAGTGTTCTTTTAATTCAGGAGAAAGAATACCCCTTTGACACAGGCTAAAAATTagtttgggtgtttttgtttttttaattgttctaaaTTGCAAAACCATTTAGGCGGAAGAACAAAAGCAGAGGAAATCTAGCCCAACATGCTAGGGGAATAGCACTGTGGCCAGATATACTGCTTTCCTGCTTCAGTCCATGGTGGGCATATGGGTACCAAGTTTATTTAGAAGCTACACGATTTCAGGGCAAATCCAGTAAGCCCATCCTGCCCATCTTGGGAACTCTTGAGTAAAA encodes the following:
- the GATAD2A gene encoding transcriptional repressor p66-alpha isoform X2, with protein sequence MTEEACRTRSQKRALERDPAEDDVESKKIKMERGLLSSDLNTDGDMRVTPEPGAGPAQGLLRGAEVPTVGRCEGQAGDGPVDMRTSYSDMKSERRAPSPDVIVLSDNEQPASPRVNGLTKEALKETSTEALMKSSPEERERMIKQLKEELRLEEAKLVLLKKLRQSQIQKETTTQKPTGSAGSAVTTPPPLVRGTQNIPSGKPSLQTSSTRMPGSVIPPPLVRGGQQVSSKLGPQASSQVVMPPLVRGAQQIHNIRQHSSTGPPPLLLAPRASVPSVQIQGQRIIQQGLIRVANVPNTSLLVNIPQPSPASLKGTTATSAQANSTPTSVASVVTSADSPASRQAAAKLALRKQLEKTLLEIPPPKPPAPEMNFLPSAANNEFIYLVGLEEVVQNLLETQAGRMSAAAVLSREPYMCAQCKTDFTCRWREEKGGTIMCENCMASNQKKALKVEHTSRLKAAFVKALQQEQEIEQRLLQQGAAPTQAKAEPAAAPHPALKQVIKPRRKLAFRSGEARDWSNGAVLQASSQLSRGSATAPRGVLHTFSQSPKLQNAASATALVSRTGRHSERAVSTGKGNATTNWKKAPLSTGGALAFVSPSLAVHKTSSAVDRQREYLLDMIPPRSIPQSATWK
- the GATAD2A gene encoding transcriptional repressor p66-alpha isoform X1, which encodes MHRSQFRMTEEACRTRSQKRALERDPAEDDVESKKIKMERGLLSSDLNTDGDMRVTPEPGAGPAQGLLRGAEVPTVGRCEGQAGDGPVDMRTSYSDMKSERRAPSPDVIVLSDNEQPASPRVNGLTKEALKETSTEALMKSSPEERERMIKQLKEELRLEEAKLVLLKKLRQSQIQKETTTQKPTGSAGSAVTTPPPLVRGTQNIPSGKPSLQTSSTRMPGSVIPPPLVRGGQQVSSKLGPQASSQVVMPPLVRGAQQIHNIRQHSSTGPPPLLLAPRASVPSVQIQGQRIIQQGLIRVANVPNTSLLVNIPQPSPASLKGTTATSAQANSTPTSVASVVTSADSPASRQAAAKLALRKQLEKTLLEIPPPKPPAPEMNFLPSAANNEFIYLVGLEEVVQNLLETQAGRMSAAAVLSREPYMCAQCKTDFTCRWREEKGGTIMCENCMASNQKKALKVEHTSRLKAAFVKALQQEQEIEQRLLQQGAAPTQAKAEPAAAPHPALKQVIKPRRKLAFRSGEARDWSNGAVLQASSQLSRGSATAPRGVLHTFSQSPKLQNAASATALVSRTGRHSERAVSTGKGNATTNWKKAPLSTGGALAFVSPSLAVHKTSSAVDRQREYLLDMIPPRSIPQSATWK
- the GATAD2A gene encoding transcriptional repressor p66-alpha isoform X3 gives rise to the protein MHRSQFRMTEEACRTRSQKRALERDPAEDDVESKKIKMERGLLSSDLNTDGDMRVTPEPGAGPAQGLLRGAEVPTVGRCEGQAGDGPVDMRTSYSDMKSERRAPSPDVIVLSDNEQPASPRVNGLTKEALKETSTEALMKSSPEERERMIKQLKEELRLEEAKLVLLKKLRQSQIQKETTTQKPTGSAGSAVTTPPPLVRGTQNIPSGKPSLQTSSTRMPGSVIPPPLVRGGQQVSSKLGPQASSQVVMPPLVRGAQQIHNIRQHSSTGPPPLLLAPRASVPSVQIQGQRIIQQGLIRVANVPNTSLLVNIPQPSPASLKGTTATSAQANSTPTSVASVVTSADSPASRQAAAKLALRKQLEKTLLEIPPPKPPAPEMNFLPSAANNEFIYLVGLEEVVQNLLETQAGRMSAAAVLSREPYMCAQCKTDFTCRWREEKGGTIMCENCMASNQKKALKVEHTSRLKAAFVKALQQEQEIEQRLLQQGAAPTQAKAEPAAAPHPALKQASSQLSRGSATAPRGVLHTFSQSPKLQNAASATALVSRTGRHSERAVSTGKGNATTNWKKAPLSTGGALAFVSPSLAVHKTSSAVDRQREYLLDMIPPRSIPQSATWK